From the Neobacillus sp. PS3-34 genome, the window AAATTGTCACAAAATGAAACTCCGCTATTTAGCGGATTAGTAGAACACGCAAAAAGAGAACCTATCCAATTTCACATACCAGGCCATAAAAAAGGCGCGGGCATCGATCCTGAATTCAGGAATTTTATTGGCGATAATGCTCTTTCAATTGATTTAATCAATATAGGGCCCTTGATGACCTCCACCAGCCAAAGGGCATGATTAAGAAAGCTCAGGATTTGGCAGCAGAAGCCTTTGGAGCAGACCACACTTTCTTTTCTGTCCAGGGGACAAGTGGGGCAATCATGACAATGGTTATGGCTGTCTGTGGACCTGGGGATAAAATTATCGTCCCTCGTAACGTGCATAAGTCTGTTATGTCCGCCATTGTTTTTTCTGGCGCAGTCCCTGTATTCATTCACCCTGCGATTGATGAAGATTTAGGTATATCGCACGGAATTACAATCGAGTCTGTCGAACACGCGCTTGAACAGCATCCAGATGCAAAAGGGATACTAGTAATTAATCCGACTTACTTTGGCGTTTCTGCTGATTTGAAAAAGATTGTTGAAATTGCTCATTCCTATAATGTACCTGTCCTGGTGGATGAAGCACATGGTGTACATATCCATTTCCATGAAAGCCTTCCTCTTTCCGCCATGCAGGCAGGGGCCGATATGGCTGCGACAAGCGTTCATAAACTGGGGGGCTCGATGACTCAAAGTTCCATTTTAAACGTGAGAGAAGGAAGGGTATCCTCGAAAAGGGTGCAATCGATCCTGAGTATGCTTACCACTACCTCCACATCCTATTTGCTGCTTGCCTCCCTTGATGTTGCGAGGAGAAGGCTGGCAACGAAAGGACGCGAATTGATCGACAGTACCATTAATCTGGCCAAACCATCCGAAAGCGGATAAATGAAATTGACCATTTATATTGTGTTGGAGAAGAAATAATCGGTTCTAAAGCAGCCTTTGATTACGATCCGACAAAATTGATTATTTCTGTCAAGGACCTCGGCTTAACAGGCTATGAAGTAGAAAAATGGCTTCGTGAAAAATACAATATCGAGGTTGAATTGTCCGATCTGTACAATATTCTTTGCATCATTTCCTTAGGAGACACTGACGTAGAAGGCGACCTTTTAGTTAAGGCTTTAGCTGATCTTGCCGACGAATGTGCACACCGGGCTGAGAAAGTTGAACCATTACAGGTTTTCCTTCCGGACATCCCTGTTCTGGCATTAACTCCACGAGATGCTTTCTATGCAGAAACAGAGGTTATCCCGTTTGATGAGAGCTCGGAAGGAAGGATTATTGCAGAATTCGTAATGGTTTATCCTCCAGGGATTCCAATTTTCATTCCAGGTGAAATCATCACAAAAGAAAATCTTAGCTTTATACAAAAAAATCTCGAAGCCGGTTTGCCTGTACAGGGACCTGAAGACGATGAATTAAAAACAATTCATGTAATTAAGGAATATAAAGCGATAAAATAGCCTAAAAAAACAGGATTCCCACTAATGGGAGTCCTGTTTTACTATTTGCATGTAATTGCAATTAATTAACTAAATCTTCTTCTTCGTTTGTATGTTTTCCACAGCAAGTATTGCAGTTGGAATAAAGAACAGACACTTTTTCATCTTCAAAATGATCAATAGTAGAGTTACAGGCTTGGCATACAATAGTACCCATTATTCAGTCCCCTTTTCTTTTTGATGATCAATTTTTTTGAAAGCGTTTTATATTCGTTTGATTATATAATAATATAACACATTCAATATTTCAAGCCCAAATTGTATAACACATATAAAAATATCTGTATCTTTTTTATGTATAAATTATTAAAAGCAGGCATAAAGAGCTGCCTGCTTAAAGTATTTATTCATATTGGATATCATATTGAATTGCAGGGAGAGCCTCACTAAAAAATTCAACTAAATCAGCGGCTTGGTGTTTACAGGAGATACGGAAAACATTCTGCAAGTATTCG encodes:
- a CDS encoding GapA-binding peptide SR1P, encoding MGTIVCQACNSTIDHFEDEKVSVLYSNCNTCCGKHTNEEEDLVN